In the Pithys albifrons albifrons isolate INPA30051 chromosome 3, PitAlb_v1, whole genome shotgun sequence genome, one interval contains:
- the ATF7IP gene encoding activating transcription factor 7-interacting protein 1 isoform X2, which produces MDGTDEPQKKVFKARKTMRVSDRQQLEAVYKVKEELLKTTEVKLVNGKHENGDSDLNSPLSNTDSMEDKKEVNGIVDLCVNSEEERTTSDEISEAKSLESRAGDIVNDTEPKPPMLSPENVTPEQDKATDTAITCMSENGVPVSNKDNLHEENNTKNDLDQRKSDIPLENESKLVCDISDSSEEKGETNDKTVNSSSPGEEKRTEAVTVGEGVGETAISSSMETDQEKGEGSAGLSETTVPKPLDEPSPSILDNTDSMETDEIIPILEKLAPAEDDLSCFSKSSLLPVDDTVPDLEEKIDNCLGSPSKQESNESLPKEAFLVLSDEEEPCDEKEERVEGILPNKPEMEEERRKENEEDKEVAHKEEEKQTEKSEGSKRKHSKSEDLDDVPSKHPRYMGEDYEAELQVKITARKDVDQKLQKVIQRLLEEKLATLQCVVFDKTLADLKTRIEKVECTKRHKTVFTELQAKIARLTKRFGAAKEDLKKRQENSANAPASPGKAAVDTANTNSATYRNTSTVRPMLESKRNAGQSTPATFQAPVSAVPASSLAASPTVVSGHPKLQTPVTSASSLTTAVLPTANTATVVGTNQVPTASTQSVAVSLQSLPVILHVPVAVSSQPPILQGHTGTLVSNQQPGSVEFISVQNSSTVGSLPKTTVSLASTNTTKPNNIQHVPSPGIQRNSTANAGSIGTTLAVQAVSTAHPVAQTTRTSLPTVGTSGLYNAASSRAPLQMKIPLSAFSNTAPTEPPSIAAPRSENQTSRPPADTSANKRTAEGTTQQLKQEETSSENKAAVEAAQTNFNFPEDVLFGLEEEEEDAKSIKNTHKQTGWAANLLKQWLAKNGKDPSFELVPVSELNDTLKEFYYTIRNHDGNTYSVASYKSMRAGLNRHLKMPPYNRQICLMKDKEFASANMVFESVLKMLRMQGKDETHHHPPIAAEDLRKIKQSGVLGLHSPLALVNKVWFDLQLHFAKRGREILRDLAPDAFVVEKDKNGRRYAMFRYPGKGKNAEDPHKMGKMYDMPGDPNCPVFSLELYLSKLPPEPPAFYLHPLKLTSEQMQEQPVWYKREPMGVNYLGTMMPRISVAARLSQRYTNHSLRTTTIQVLCEAGLGPREIMAVTGHRSESAIRHYWGSAEVRYRAWSDIMENNAHNYLYSKIPNEVIKESLSGASTSSVKHVVLKQNKILFPTKSVVRPGTNSVALVPEGHPALNCKSPILLSHSSSKVFLPKNMNSGNQTAGPLQGCCNKPVFINRVIKQEPMT; this is translated from the exons ATGGATGGCACAGATGAACCTcagaaaaaagtctttaaagCACGGAAAACAATGAGAGTAAGTGATCGGCAACAACTTGAAGCTGTTTATAAGGTTAAAGAGGAGCTGTTGAAGACAACGGAAGTGAAACTGGTAAATGGAAAACATGAGAATGGAGATTCTGATTTAAATTCCCCTTTAAGTAATACAGATTCTATGGAGGACAAGAAGGAAGTTAATGGTATAGTTGACTTGTGTGTTAACTCTGAAGAAGAACGAACAACTTCTGATGAAATTAGTGAGGCCAAGAGCCTTGAAAGTAGGGCGGGAGACATAGTTAATGACACAGAACCCAAACCTCCAATGCTGTCTCCAGAAAATGTTACTCCTGAGCAAGATAAAGCTACTGATACTGCAATAACTTGTATGTCAGAAAATGGAGTGCCTGTTAGCAATAAAGACAACttacatgaagaaaataatacaaaaaatgaTTTGGACCAAAGAAAGAGTGACATCCCATtggaaaatgaaagtaaattaGTCTGTGATATTAGTGACTCTTctgaagagaagggagaaaCAAATGATAAAACTGTTAATTCCAGTTCACCTGGTGAGGAAAAGAGGACTGAAGCAGTAACTGTTGGAGAGGGTGTTGGAGAAACAGCCATCTCTAGCAGTATGGAAACTGAccaggaaaaaggggaaggCAGTGCAGGTCTTTCAGAAACCACTGTTCCGAAGCCATTAGATGAGCCAAGTCCAAGTATCTTGGACAATACTGACTCTATGGAAACAGATGAAATTATTCCAATTTTGGAAAAACTTGCCCCTGCAGAAGATGATCTGAGCTGCTTTTCTAAAAGTTCTCTGCTTCCAGTGGATGACACAGTTCCAGatttagaagagaaaatagaCAACTGTTTGGGTTCACCATCTAAGCAGGAGAGCAATGAAAGTCTACCAAAAGAGGCTTTCTTAGTACTATCTGATGAAGAGGAGCCCTGTGATGAGAAGGAGGAACGAGTTGAAGGGATACTACCAAACAAGCCAG AGatggaagaggagagaagaaaggagaatgAGGAGGATAAAGAAGTGGCCcacaaagaagaagagaaacagaCAGAGAAAA GTGAAGGATCAAAGAGAAAGCATTCCAAATCTGAGGACCTGGATGATGTTCCTTCTAAACACCCTCGGTACATGGGAGAAGATTATGAAGCAGAACTCCAAGTAAAAATTACAGCCAGAAAGGATGTTGACCAAAAATTACAAAAG GTTATCCAGAGACTCTTAGAAGAAAAACTTGCCACTTTACAGTGTGTGGTATTTGACAAGACTCTGGCAGACTTGAAAACCCGAATAGAGAAAGTAGAATGTACCAAGAGGCATAAAACTGTGTTTACTGAACTACAG GCTAAAATTGCTAGATTGACAAAGCGGTTTGGAGCAGCCAAGGAGGACTTGAAGAAGAGACAGGAG AATTCAGCAAATGCACCTGCATctccagggaaagcagcagttGACACTGCAAATACAAACAGTGCCACATATAG AAATACTAGCACAGTGAGGCCGATGTTGGAGTCAAAGAGGAATGCAGGACAGAGCACACCAGCAACTTTTCAAGCCCCTGTGAGTGCAG tgcCAGCTTCCAGTCTTGCTGCTTCTCCAACAGTTGTCAGTGGACATCCTAAGCTTCAGACTCCAGTGACATCCGCCAGCTCTTTGACGACAGCAGTTCTTCCCACAGCTAACACAGCTACGGTTGTAGGCACTAACCAGGTGCCCACTGCAAGCACTCAGTCAGTGGCTGTCTCGTTGCAGTCTTTGCCCGTAATCTTGCATGTACCTGTTGCAGTGTCATCCCAGCCTCCGATTTTGCAAGGCCACACAGGGACTTTGGTCTCTAACCAGCAGCCAGGCAGTGTGGAATTTATATCTGTACAAAACTCATCTACAGTTGGTAGCCTTCCCAAAACTACAGTGTCTTTGGCATCAACTAACACAACTAAACCAAATAACATCCAACATGTGCCCAGTCCTGGTATTCAAAGGAACTCTACAGCCAATGCTGGGTCAATAGGCACAACGTTGGCAGTACAGGCTGTTTCTACTGCACATCCTGTTGCCCAGACCACAAGGACTTCTTTGCCCACAGTGGGTACTTCAGGACTTTATAATGCTGCCAGCAGTCGAGCACCCCTACAGATGAAGATTCCCCTCTCTGCATTTAGTAATACAGCTCCTACAGAACCACCTTCCATTGCAGCGCCCAGGAGTG AAAACCAGACAAGCAGGCCACCAGCAGATACTTCGGCAAACAAGCGAACTGCTGAGGGGACAACACAG CAGTTGAAACAGGAAGAGACTTcatcagaaaataaagcagcagtaGAAGCAGCACAGACGAACTTTAACTTCCCTGAGGATGTTCTCTTTGGcttggaggaagaggaagaggatgcTAAGAGCATCAAAAACACCCACAAGCAGACTGGCTGGGCAGCTAACCTATTAAAACAGTGGCTGGCCAAAAATGGCAAGGATCCTAGCTTTGAATTGGTCCCAGTAAGTGAACTCAATGATACCTTAAAAGAGTTTTATTACACAATAAGAAATCACGATGGAAACACCTACAGTGTGGCAAGCTACAAGTCAATGCGGGCTGGCTTAAACCGGCATCTCAAAATGCCACCTTATAATCGTCAGATTTGCTTAATGAAGGACAAAGAGTTTGCCAGTGCAAACATGGTGTTTGAGAGCGTGCTGAAGATGCTGCGCATGCAGGGGAAGGATGAGACTCACCACCATCCCCCTATCGCTGCCGAGGACTTGCGTAAGATTAAACAGTCTGGTGTGCTGGGTTTGCACAGTCCACTGGCGCTCGTCAACAAGGTGTGGTTTGATTTGCAGTTGCATTTTGCCAAGCGAGGGAGGGAAATTTTGAGAGATTTGGCTCCAGATGCATTTGTTGTTGAGAAGGACAAGAACGGGCGTCGATATGCTATGTTTAGGTATCctggcaaaggaaaaaatgcagaagatCCTCATAAAATGGGTAAAATGTATGATATGCCAGGGGACCCAAACTGTCCTGTTTTTTCCTTGGAACTTTATTTGTCCAAATTGCCTCCAGAACCCCCTGCCTTTTATCTGCACCCCTTAAAGCTAACATCAGAGCAAATGCAAGAGCAGCCTGTCTGGTACAAAAGAGAACCGATGGGTGTGAACTACCTAGGTACCATGATGCCCAGGATAAGTGTGGCAGCCAGGCTCTCTCAGCGCTACACCAATCATTCTCTTCGAACTACCACCATCCAGGTACTGTGTGAAGCAGGACTGGGGCCTAGAGAAATAATGGCAGTGACAGGCCATCGCTCTGAGTCTGCCATTAGACACTACTGGGGATCTGCAGAGGTTCGCTACAGGGCCTGGTCGGATATAATGGAAAATAATGCCCACAATTACCTGTATAGCAAGATCCCAAATGAAGTGATAAAAGAATCACTGTCTGGTGCCTCCACCTCTTCTGTTAAACACGTTgttctaaaacaaaacaaaattttatttcctacGAAATCTGTGGTGCGGCCTGGCACTAACTCTGTGGCTTTAGTCCCTGAGGGACACCCAGCTCTGAATTGCAAAAGCCCCATCCTGTTGAGCCACAGTTCTTCCAAGGTCTTTCTCCCCAAGAACATGAACAGTGGGAACCAAACTGCCGGTCCCCTTCAAGGCTGTTGTAACAAACCTGTGTTTATAAATCGTGTGATAAAACAAGAACCAATGACCTGA
- the ATF7IP gene encoding activating transcription factor 7-interacting protein 1 isoform X7: protein MDGTDEPQKKVFKARKTMRVSDRQQLEAVYKVKEELLKTTEVKLVNGKHENGDSDLNSPLSNTDSMEDKKEVNGIVDLCVNSEEERTTSDEISEAKSLESRAGDIVNDTEPKPPMLSPENVTPEQDKATDTAITCMSENGVPVSNKDNLHEENNTKNDLDQRKSDIPLENESKLVCDISDSSEEKGETNDKTVNSSSPGEEKRTEAVTVGEGVGETAISSSMETDQEKGEGSAGLSETTVPKPLDEPSPSILDNTDSMETDEIIPILEKLAPAEDDLSCFSKSSLLPVDDTVPDLEEKIDNCLGSPSKQESNESLPKEAFLVLSDEEEPCDEKEERVEGILPNKPEEMEEERRKENEEDKEVAHKEEEKQTEKSEGSKRKHSKSEDLDDVPSKHPRYMGEDYEAELQVKITARKDVDQKLQKVIQRLLEEKLATLQCVVFDKTLADLKTRIEKVECTKRHKTVFTELQAKIARLTKRFGAAKEDLKKRQENSANAPASPGKAAVDTANTNSATYRNTSTVRPMLESKRNAGQSTPATFQAPVSAVGTSGLYNAASSRAPLQMKIPLSAFSNTAPTEPPSIAAPRSENQTSRPPADTSANKRTAEGTTQQLKQEETSSENKAAVEAAQTNFNFPEDVLFGLEEEEEDAKSIKNTHKQTGWAANLLKQWLAKNGKDPSFELVPVSELNDTLKEFYYTIRNHDGNTYSVASYKSMRAGLNRHLKMPPYNRQICLMKDKEFASANMVFESVLKMLRMQGKDETHHHPPIAAEDLRKIKQSGVLGLHSPLALVNKVWFDLQLHFAKRGREILRDLAPDAFVVEKDKNGRRYAMFRYPGKGKNAEDPHKMGKMYDMPGDPNCPVFSLELYLSKLPPEPPAFYLHPLKLTSEQMQEQPVWYKREPMGVNYLGTMMPRISVAARLSQRYTNHSLRTTTIQVLCEAGLGPREIMAVTGHRSESAIRHYWGSAEVRYRAWSDIMENNAHNYLYSKIPNEVIKESLSGASTSSVKHVVLKQNKILFPTKSVVRPGTNSVALVPEGHPALNCKSPILLSHSSSKVFLPKNMNSGNQTAGPLQGCCNKPVFINRVIKQEPMT from the exons ATGGATGGCACAGATGAACCTcagaaaaaagtctttaaagCACGGAAAACAATGAGAGTAAGTGATCGGCAACAACTTGAAGCTGTTTATAAGGTTAAAGAGGAGCTGTTGAAGACAACGGAAGTGAAACTGGTAAATGGAAAACATGAGAATGGAGATTCTGATTTAAATTCCCCTTTAAGTAATACAGATTCTATGGAGGACAAGAAGGAAGTTAATGGTATAGTTGACTTGTGTGTTAACTCTGAAGAAGAACGAACAACTTCTGATGAAATTAGTGAGGCCAAGAGCCTTGAAAGTAGGGCGGGAGACATAGTTAATGACACAGAACCCAAACCTCCAATGCTGTCTCCAGAAAATGTTACTCCTGAGCAAGATAAAGCTACTGATACTGCAATAACTTGTATGTCAGAAAATGGAGTGCCTGTTAGCAATAAAGACAACttacatgaagaaaataatacaaaaaatgaTTTGGACCAAAGAAAGAGTGACATCCCATtggaaaatgaaagtaaattaGTCTGTGATATTAGTGACTCTTctgaagagaagggagaaaCAAATGATAAAACTGTTAATTCCAGTTCACCTGGTGAGGAAAAGAGGACTGAAGCAGTAACTGTTGGAGAGGGTGTTGGAGAAACAGCCATCTCTAGCAGTATGGAAACTGAccaggaaaaaggggaaggCAGTGCAGGTCTTTCAGAAACCACTGTTCCGAAGCCATTAGATGAGCCAAGTCCAAGTATCTTGGACAATACTGACTCTATGGAAACAGATGAAATTATTCCAATTTTGGAAAAACTTGCCCCTGCAGAAGATGATCTGAGCTGCTTTTCTAAAAGTTCTCTGCTTCCAGTGGATGACACAGTTCCAGatttagaagagaaaatagaCAACTGTTTGGGTTCACCATCTAAGCAGGAGAGCAATGAAAGTCTACCAAAAGAGGCTTTCTTAGTACTATCTGATGAAGAGGAGCCCTGTGATGAGAAGGAGGAACGAGTTGAAGGGATACTACCAAACAAGCCAG AAGAGatggaagaggagagaagaaaggagaatgAGGAGGATAAAGAAGTGGCCcacaaagaagaagagaaacagaCAGAGAAAA GTGAAGGATCAAAGAGAAAGCATTCCAAATCTGAGGACCTGGATGATGTTCCTTCTAAACACCCTCGGTACATGGGAGAAGATTATGAAGCAGAACTCCAAGTAAAAATTACAGCCAGAAAGGATGTTGACCAAAAATTACAAAAG GTTATCCAGAGACTCTTAGAAGAAAAACTTGCCACTTTACAGTGTGTGGTATTTGACAAGACTCTGGCAGACTTGAAAACCCGAATAGAGAAAGTAGAATGTACCAAGAGGCATAAAACTGTGTTTACTGAACTACAG GCTAAAATTGCTAGATTGACAAAGCGGTTTGGAGCAGCCAAGGAGGACTTGAAGAAGAGACAGGAG AATTCAGCAAATGCACCTGCATctccagggaaagcagcagttGACACTGCAAATACAAACAGTGCCACATATAG AAATACTAGCACAGTGAGGCCGATGTTGGAGTCAAAGAGGAATGCAGGACAGAGCACACCAGCAACTTTTCAAGCCCCTGTGAGTGCAG TGGGTACTTCAGGACTTTATAATGCTGCCAGCAGTCGAGCACCCCTACAGATGAAGATTCCCCTCTCTGCATTTAGTAATACAGCTCCTACAGAACCACCTTCCATTGCAGCGCCCAGGAGTG AAAACCAGACAAGCAGGCCACCAGCAGATACTTCGGCAAACAAGCGAACTGCTGAGGGGACAACACAG CAGTTGAAACAGGAAGAGACTTcatcagaaaataaagcagcagtaGAAGCAGCACAGACGAACTTTAACTTCCCTGAGGATGTTCTCTTTGGcttggaggaagaggaagaggatgcTAAGAGCATCAAAAACACCCACAAGCAGACTGGCTGGGCAGCTAACCTATTAAAACAGTGGCTGGCCAAAAATGGCAAGGATCCTAGCTTTGAATTGGTCCCAGTAAGTGAACTCAATGATACCTTAAAAGAGTTTTATTACACAATAAGAAATCACGATGGAAACACCTACAGTGTGGCAAGCTACAAGTCAATGCGGGCTGGCTTAAACCGGCATCTCAAAATGCCACCTTATAATCGTCAGATTTGCTTAATGAAGGACAAAGAGTTTGCCAGTGCAAACATGGTGTTTGAGAGCGTGCTGAAGATGCTGCGCATGCAGGGGAAGGATGAGACTCACCACCATCCCCCTATCGCTGCCGAGGACTTGCGTAAGATTAAACAGTCTGGTGTGCTGGGTTTGCACAGTCCACTGGCGCTCGTCAACAAGGTGTGGTTTGATTTGCAGTTGCATTTTGCCAAGCGAGGGAGGGAAATTTTGAGAGATTTGGCTCCAGATGCATTTGTTGTTGAGAAGGACAAGAACGGGCGTCGATATGCTATGTTTAGGTATCctggcaaaggaaaaaatgcagaagatCCTCATAAAATGGGTAAAATGTATGATATGCCAGGGGACCCAAACTGTCCTGTTTTTTCCTTGGAACTTTATTTGTCCAAATTGCCTCCAGAACCCCCTGCCTTTTATCTGCACCCCTTAAAGCTAACATCAGAGCAAATGCAAGAGCAGCCTGTCTGGTACAAAAGAGAACCGATGGGTGTGAACTACCTAGGTACCATGATGCCCAGGATAAGTGTGGCAGCCAGGCTCTCTCAGCGCTACACCAATCATTCTCTTCGAACTACCACCATCCAGGTACTGTGTGAAGCAGGACTGGGGCCTAGAGAAATAATGGCAGTGACAGGCCATCGCTCTGAGTCTGCCATTAGACACTACTGGGGATCTGCAGAGGTTCGCTACAGGGCCTGGTCGGATATAATGGAAAATAATGCCCACAATTACCTGTATAGCAAGATCCCAAATGAAGTGATAAAAGAATCACTGTCTGGTGCCTCCACCTCTTCTGTTAAACACGTTgttctaaaacaaaacaaaattttatttcctacGAAATCTGTGGTGCGGCCTGGCACTAACTCTGTGGCTTTAGTCCCTGAGGGACACCCAGCTCTGAATTGCAAAAGCCCCATCCTGTTGAGCCACAGTTCTTCCAAGGTCTTTCTCCCCAAGAACATGAACAGTGGGAACCAAACTGCCGGTCCCCTTCAAGGCTGTTGTAACAAACCTGTGTTTATAAATCGTGTGATAAAACAAGAACCAATGACCTGA
- the ATF7IP gene encoding activating transcription factor 7-interacting protein 1 isoform X1 — MDGTDEPQKKVFKARKTMRVSDRQQLEAVYKVKEELLKTTEVKLVNGKHENGDSDLNSPLSNTDSMEDKKEVNGIVDLCVNSEEERTTSDEISEAKSLESRAGDIVNDTEPKPPMLSPENVTPEQDKATDTAITCMSENGVPVSNKDNLHEENNTKNDLDQRKSDIPLENESKLVCDISDSSEEKGETNDKTVNSSSPGEEKRTEAVTVGEGVGETAISSSMETDQEKGEGSAGLSETTVPKPLDEPSPSILDNTDSMETDEIIPILEKLAPAEDDLSCFSKSSLLPVDDTVPDLEEKIDNCLGSPSKQESNESLPKEAFLVLSDEEEPCDEKEERVEGILPNKPEEMEEERRKENEEDKEVAHKEEEKQTEKSEGSKRKHSKSEDLDDVPSKHPRYMGEDYEAELQVKITARKDVDQKLQKVIQRLLEEKLATLQCVVFDKTLADLKTRIEKVECTKRHKTVFTELQAKIARLTKRFGAAKEDLKKRQENSANAPASPGKAAVDTANTNSATYRNTSTVRPMLESKRNAGQSTPATFQAPVSAVPASSLAASPTVVSGHPKLQTPVTSASSLTTAVLPTANTATVVGTNQVPTASTQSVAVSLQSLPVILHVPVAVSSQPPILQGHTGTLVSNQQPGSVEFISVQNSSTVGSLPKTTVSLASTNTTKPNNIQHVPSPGIQRNSTANAGSIGTTLAVQAVSTAHPVAQTTRTSLPTVGTSGLYNAASSRAPLQMKIPLSAFSNTAPTEPPSIAAPRSENQTSRPPADTSANKRTAEGTTQQLKQEETSSENKAAVEAAQTNFNFPEDVLFGLEEEEEDAKSIKNTHKQTGWAANLLKQWLAKNGKDPSFELVPVSELNDTLKEFYYTIRNHDGNTYSVASYKSMRAGLNRHLKMPPYNRQICLMKDKEFASANMVFESVLKMLRMQGKDETHHHPPIAAEDLRKIKQSGVLGLHSPLALVNKVWFDLQLHFAKRGREILRDLAPDAFVVEKDKNGRRYAMFRYPGKGKNAEDPHKMGKMYDMPGDPNCPVFSLELYLSKLPPEPPAFYLHPLKLTSEQMQEQPVWYKREPMGVNYLGTMMPRISVAARLSQRYTNHSLRTTTIQVLCEAGLGPREIMAVTGHRSESAIRHYWGSAEVRYRAWSDIMENNAHNYLYSKIPNEVIKESLSGASTSSVKHVVLKQNKILFPTKSVVRPGTNSVALVPEGHPALNCKSPILLSHSSSKVFLPKNMNSGNQTAGPLQGCCNKPVFINRVIKQEPMT; from the exons ATGGATGGCACAGATGAACCTcagaaaaaagtctttaaagCACGGAAAACAATGAGAGTAAGTGATCGGCAACAACTTGAAGCTGTTTATAAGGTTAAAGAGGAGCTGTTGAAGACAACGGAAGTGAAACTGGTAAATGGAAAACATGAGAATGGAGATTCTGATTTAAATTCCCCTTTAAGTAATACAGATTCTATGGAGGACAAGAAGGAAGTTAATGGTATAGTTGACTTGTGTGTTAACTCTGAAGAAGAACGAACAACTTCTGATGAAATTAGTGAGGCCAAGAGCCTTGAAAGTAGGGCGGGAGACATAGTTAATGACACAGAACCCAAACCTCCAATGCTGTCTCCAGAAAATGTTACTCCTGAGCAAGATAAAGCTACTGATACTGCAATAACTTGTATGTCAGAAAATGGAGTGCCTGTTAGCAATAAAGACAACttacatgaagaaaataatacaaaaaatgaTTTGGACCAAAGAAAGAGTGACATCCCATtggaaaatgaaagtaaattaGTCTGTGATATTAGTGACTCTTctgaagagaagggagaaaCAAATGATAAAACTGTTAATTCCAGTTCACCTGGTGAGGAAAAGAGGACTGAAGCAGTAACTGTTGGAGAGGGTGTTGGAGAAACAGCCATCTCTAGCAGTATGGAAACTGAccaggaaaaaggggaaggCAGTGCAGGTCTTTCAGAAACCACTGTTCCGAAGCCATTAGATGAGCCAAGTCCAAGTATCTTGGACAATACTGACTCTATGGAAACAGATGAAATTATTCCAATTTTGGAAAAACTTGCCCCTGCAGAAGATGATCTGAGCTGCTTTTCTAAAAGTTCTCTGCTTCCAGTGGATGACACAGTTCCAGatttagaagagaaaatagaCAACTGTTTGGGTTCACCATCTAAGCAGGAGAGCAATGAAAGTCTACCAAAAGAGGCTTTCTTAGTACTATCTGATGAAGAGGAGCCCTGTGATGAGAAGGAGGAACGAGTTGAAGGGATACTACCAAACAAGCCAG AAGAGatggaagaggagagaagaaaggagaatgAGGAGGATAAAGAAGTGGCCcacaaagaagaagagaaacagaCAGAGAAAA GTGAAGGATCAAAGAGAAAGCATTCCAAATCTGAGGACCTGGATGATGTTCCTTCTAAACACCCTCGGTACATGGGAGAAGATTATGAAGCAGAACTCCAAGTAAAAATTACAGCCAGAAAGGATGTTGACCAAAAATTACAAAAG GTTATCCAGAGACTCTTAGAAGAAAAACTTGCCACTTTACAGTGTGTGGTATTTGACAAGACTCTGGCAGACTTGAAAACCCGAATAGAGAAAGTAGAATGTACCAAGAGGCATAAAACTGTGTTTACTGAACTACAG GCTAAAATTGCTAGATTGACAAAGCGGTTTGGAGCAGCCAAGGAGGACTTGAAGAAGAGACAGGAG AATTCAGCAAATGCACCTGCATctccagggaaagcagcagttGACACTGCAAATACAAACAGTGCCACATATAG AAATACTAGCACAGTGAGGCCGATGTTGGAGTCAAAGAGGAATGCAGGACAGAGCACACCAGCAACTTTTCAAGCCCCTGTGAGTGCAG tgcCAGCTTCCAGTCTTGCTGCTTCTCCAACAGTTGTCAGTGGACATCCTAAGCTTCAGACTCCAGTGACATCCGCCAGCTCTTTGACGACAGCAGTTCTTCCCACAGCTAACACAGCTACGGTTGTAGGCACTAACCAGGTGCCCACTGCAAGCACTCAGTCAGTGGCTGTCTCGTTGCAGTCTTTGCCCGTAATCTTGCATGTACCTGTTGCAGTGTCATCCCAGCCTCCGATTTTGCAAGGCCACACAGGGACTTTGGTCTCTAACCAGCAGCCAGGCAGTGTGGAATTTATATCTGTACAAAACTCATCTACAGTTGGTAGCCTTCCCAAAACTACAGTGTCTTTGGCATCAACTAACACAACTAAACCAAATAACATCCAACATGTGCCCAGTCCTGGTATTCAAAGGAACTCTACAGCCAATGCTGGGTCAATAGGCACAACGTTGGCAGTACAGGCTGTTTCTACTGCACATCCTGTTGCCCAGACCACAAGGACTTCTTTGCCCACAGTGGGTACTTCAGGACTTTATAATGCTGCCAGCAGTCGAGCACCCCTACAGATGAAGATTCCCCTCTCTGCATTTAGTAATACAGCTCCTACAGAACCACCTTCCATTGCAGCGCCCAGGAGTG AAAACCAGACAAGCAGGCCACCAGCAGATACTTCGGCAAACAAGCGAACTGCTGAGGGGACAACACAG CAGTTGAAACAGGAAGAGACTTcatcagaaaataaagcagcagtaGAAGCAGCACAGACGAACTTTAACTTCCCTGAGGATGTTCTCTTTGGcttggaggaagaggaagaggatgcTAAGAGCATCAAAAACACCCACAAGCAGACTGGCTGGGCAGCTAACCTATTAAAACAGTGGCTGGCCAAAAATGGCAAGGATCCTAGCTTTGAATTGGTCCCAGTAAGTGAACTCAATGATACCTTAAAAGAGTTTTATTACACAATAAGAAATCACGATGGAAACACCTACAGTGTGGCAAGCTACAAGTCAATGCGGGCTGGCTTAAACCGGCATCTCAAAATGCCACCTTATAATCGTCAGATTTGCTTAATGAAGGACAAAGAGTTTGCCAGTGCAAACATGGTGTTTGAGAGCGTGCTGAAGATGCTGCGCATGCAGGGGAAGGATGAGACTCACCACCATCCCCCTATCGCTGCCGAGGACTTGCGTAAGATTAAACAGTCTGGTGTGCTGGGTTTGCACAGTCCACTGGCGCTCGTCAACAAGGTGTGGTTTGATTTGCAGTTGCATTTTGCCAAGCGAGGGAGGGAAATTTTGAGAGATTTGGCTCCAGATGCATTTGTTGTTGAGAAGGACAAGAACGGGCGTCGATATGCTATGTTTAGGTATCctggcaaaggaaaaaatgcagaagatCCTCATAAAATGGGTAAAATGTATGATATGCCAGGGGACCCAAACTGTCCTGTTTTTTCCTTGGAACTTTATTTGTCCAAATTGCCTCCAGAACCCCCTGCCTTTTATCTGCACCCCTTAAAGCTAACATCAGAGCAAATGCAAGAGCAGCCTGTCTGGTACAAAAGAGAACCGATGGGTGTGAACTACCTAGGTACCATGATGCCCAGGATAAGTGTGGCAGCCAGGCTCTCTCAGCGCTACACCAATCATTCTCTTCGAACTACCACCATCCAGGTACTGTGTGAAGCAGGACTGGGGCCTAGAGAAATAATGGCAGTGACAGGCCATCGCTCTGAGTCTGCCATTAGACACTACTGGGGATCTGCAGAGGTTCGCTACAGGGCCTGGTCGGATATAATGGAAAATAATGCCCACAATTACCTGTATAGCAAGATCCCAAATGAAGTGATAAAAGAATCACTGTCTGGTGCCTCCACCTCTTCTGTTAAACACGTTgttctaaaacaaaacaaaattttatttcctacGAAATCTGTGGTGCGGCCTGGCACTAACTCTGTGGCTTTAGTCCCTGAGGGACACCCAGCTCTGAATTGCAAAAGCCCCATCCTGTTGAGCCACAGTTCTTCCAAGGTCTTTCTCCCCAAGAACATGAACAGTGGGAACCAAACTGCCGGTCCCCTTCAAGGCTGTTGTAACAAACCTGTGTTTATAAATCGTGTGATAAAACAAGAACCAATGACCTGA